From the genome of Kosmotoga arenicorallina S304, one region includes:
- a CDS encoding queuosine precursor transporter: MRKEHTGNAFLFLAAIFITALVVSNIVSFKLIEILGFVVPAGVFMYPITFALTDVISEVYGKKKASQVVVAGFFSAAIVPFLTFIAVLLPPADFFKAQEQFSTVLGAIPRVTLASLVAYLTSQWHDVWAFHFWKKLSKGKHLWLRNNLSTMVSQFIDTVVFIIIAFAGIVPSTVLMNMIFSQYLFKILIAAADTPFVYLGVKAITGRWEIKEEHYAGS, translated from the coding sequence TTGAGGAAAGAACATACCGGCAACGCATTTCTATTTCTTGCAGCGATATTTATCACTGCACTTGTGGTTTCCAATATCGTATCCTTTAAGCTTATCGAAATTCTTGGTTTTGTGGTTCCTGCTGGCGTGTTTATGTATCCCATTACCTTTGCTTTAACCGACGTAATCTCAGAAGTATACGGCAAAAAGAAGGCGTCACAGGTTGTGGTTGCAGGGTTCTTTTCAGCTGCTATCGTTCCCTTTCTTACCTTCATAGCGGTCCTATTGCCACCTGCTGATTTTTTTAAGGCACAGGAACAGTTCTCAACAGTTCTTGGAGCTATTCCAAGAGTCACACTGGCATCCTTGGTAGCATATCTTACGAGTCAGTGGCATGACGTATGGGCATTCCATTTCTGGAAAAAACTTTCTAAAGGTAAGCATCTCTGGCTTCGAAACAACCTGTCTACAATGGTTTCGCAGTTTATAGACACCGTTGTTTTTATAATAATTGCATTTGCAGGGATTGTCCCATCAACTGTGCTCATGAACATGATATTTTCACAATACCTTTTTAAAATTCTCATCGCTGCTGCTGACACACCCTTTGTCTATCTCGGTGTAAAGGCAATAACAGGGCGTTGGGAAATAAAGGAGGAACACTATGCCGGAAGCTGA
- the queF gene encoding preQ(1) synthase, which translates to MPEAEGKIFNFESKEKIRADFLEAVPFDGREEYVKIETEEFSAVCPFSGLPDIAKVTIEYYPEGGKIVELKSLKYYFISFRNVGVYQEEATKIIYEDLKKLLQTNRIKVTMVYNIRGGILTTTSMGTL; encoded by the coding sequence ATGCCGGAAGCTGAAGGAAAAATCTTCAATTTTGAAAGCAAAGAAAAAATAAGGGCCGATTTTCTTGAAGCGGTTCCCTTTGATGGACGAGAGGAATACGTAAAAATTGAAACAGAAGAATTTTCAGCAGTTTGCCCCTTTTCAGGCTTACCAGATATAGCTAAAGTTACCATTGAATATTATCCCGAAGGCGGCAAAATAGTTGAGCTAAAATCCCTGAAATACTATTTTATAAGTTTCAGAAATGTGGGGGTTTATCAGGAAGAAGCTACGAAGATTATCTATGAAGATCTGAAAAAATTGCTTCAAACCAACAGGATAAAAGTTACCATGGTTTATAACATTCGTGGTGGTATCCTGACAACTACATCGATGGGAACCCTCTGA